One part of the Dermacentor andersoni chromosome 2, qqDerAnde1_hic_scaffold, whole genome shotgun sequence genome encodes these proteins:
- the LOC140216154 gene encoding uncharacterized protein, which produces MAAKGPRVSKEQAAILVQFIEQHPYLARASTEFSPRMTAARKNELWEEVAAVLNAQGPAVKATSRWRNHWAKMAHKAKKEAARAASEKRATGGGKVGGVDGRVLDVLMRTGGVLVSPPEYFPDSEDEASSEEAAGPSGSRRNLPATTAFVVSGPAAVAGPSGLTQPPATPQVLRPTTQVPQPTPQVPQPTPQVPQPTPQLPQPTPQVPQPTPQVPQPTPQVPQPTPREPRAPRRQPRQQELDGAVMTATAAYVRQSQLEEARVQEDTRFRQQLLEQNRQHHEAHLQSLRQHHEAHMESLRHLGEEVAAMREVESQRLEVQRQRLEVARRSHETNERLLQLLLAALGHGGSQAPPPSQAPHN; this is translated from the exons atggcagcaaaagggccgcgggtgtccaaagagcaggcggctattctcgtgcagttcatcgagcagcacccatacctggcgagagcttctacagagttctcgccacgtatgactgctgctcgaaaaaacgaactgtgggaggaggtggcggcggtgcttaacgcacaggggccagccgtaaaggccaccagccgttggcggaaccattgggccaagatggcccataaagcgaaaaaagaagcggccagggccgcgagcgagaagag ggctactggaggtggcaaagtgggtggcgtggacggccgcgtcctcgacgtccttatgaggacaggaggggtccttgtttccccccctgagtacttccccgatagcgag gacgaggcaagttcagaggaagctgcagggcccagcggttcccgcagaaatctaccagcgacaactgctttcgtggtgtcgggccctgcagctgttgctgggccaagtggccttacac agccaccggctacgccccaggtgctgcggcctaccacccaggtgcctcagccaaccccgcaggtgccgcagccaaccccgcaggtgccgcagccaaccccgcagctgccgcagccaaccccgcaggtgccgcaacCAACCCCCCAGGTGCcacagcctaccccccaggtgccgcagcctacccctcgagagccacgggcaccccgtagacagcccaggcagcaggaacttgatggtgctgtgatgacggctactgccgcatacgttcgccagagccagttggaggaagccagagttcaagaggacactcgcttccgccaacaactgctggagcaaaaccggcag caccacgaggcccacctgcagagcctgcggcagcaccacgaggcccacatggagagcctgcggcacctcggggaggaggtggcggcaatgcgggaagtggagtctcagcgccttgaagtgcagcggcaacgcctcgaagtggcgcgtcggtcgcacgagaccaacgagcgcctgcttcagctgctgctggctgcactggggcatggtggcagccaagcccctcccccctctcaggccccacataattaa